One genomic window of Sardina pilchardus chromosome 15, fSarPil1.1, whole genome shotgun sequence includes the following:
- the scp2b gene encoding sterol carrier protein 2b: protein MSDTLCKMRVSQIISAPQIKAVCTSAADNLEGFKAHAVFQEINKKLQEDGEQFVKKIGGVFAFKVRDGPDGKEATWIVDVKNGNGCVHNDTAKKADCTIAMSDGDLLALMTGKMNPQTAFFQGKLKITGNMGMAMKLQSLQLQPGKAKL, encoded by the exons ATGTCCGACACACTGTGCaaaatgcgtgtttctcaaatAATAAG tgcTCCACAGATCAAGGCTGTATGCACCAGTGCAGCTGATAACCTGGAGGGCTTCAAAGCACATGCGGTCTTCCAggaaatcaacaaaaagctacAAGAG GATGGGGAGCAGTTTGTGAAGAAAATTGGTGGGGTTTTTGCATTCAAAGTCAGGGACGGACCAGATGGTAAGGAGGCCACCTGGATTGTGGACGTTAAGAATGGCAACGGCTGCGTTCACAATGACACAG CCAAGAAAGCTGACTGCACCATTGCCATGTCGGACGGCGACTTGTTGGCCCTCATGACGGGGAAAATGAATCCTCAGACC GCTTTCTTCCAAGGCAAGCTGAAGATCACAGGGAACATGGGCATGGCCATGAAGCTCCAGAGTCTGCAGCTGCAGCCGGGCAAAGCCAAGCTGTGA